The Terriglobus roseus region ATTCCGTTGGTGAAGTTGGACGTATGACCGGTACTGGTCGCCGGGAAATCGGCCACGGCGCTTTAGCTTCGCGTGCGATTGAAGCAGTTCTGCCGGATGAAAAGTCCTCGCCCTACACGCTGCGCGTGGTGTCAGATATCACCGAGTCGAATGGTTCCTCGTCCATGGCTTCGGTCTGCGGCGCTTCGCTGTCGCTGATGCAGGCTGGCATTCCGCTGAAGGCTGCTGTTGCTGGTATCGCTATGGGCTTGGTTAAGGAAGGCGACGACTACGCTGTCCTGACCGACATTGCTGGTGCGGAAGATCACTACGGCGACATGGACTTCAAGGTGGCCGGAACGCGCGAGGGCATTACCGCGCTGCAGATGGACATCAAGATCATGGGCATCACGCCGCAGATCATGCGTGAGGCTTTGGCGCAGGCCAAGGCTGCTCGCCTGTTCCTGCTGGACAAGATGGATGCGGTGATCGCGTCGGCTTCGGAAGAGAAGTCGCGCTACGCTCCGCAGATCAAGACCCTGCAGATTCCGACGGACAAGATTCGTGACCTGATCGGACCTGGCGGCAAGGTAATCCGCGGCATTATCGAAGCCACACAGGTGAAGATCGACGTGGACGACAGCGGTAAAGTCGATGTTTCGTCGAGCGATCCGGATGGCCTCGCACGCGCGATCCAGATGATCAGTGATCTCACGGCTGTTCCTGAGCCGGGTAAGACCTACCTGGGCAAGGTAGTTCGTCTGGCAGAGTTCGGTGCATTTGTCGAAATCTTCCCCGGTACGGACGGCCTGCTGCACGTTTCTGAAATCGCAGAGCATCGCGTAAAGGACGTGAAGGACGAACTTCGTGAAGGCGATCAGGTTCTTGTGAAGGTACTGGCAATTGAAGGCAACCGCATCAAGCTCAGCCGTAAGGCTGTTCTGAAGGAGCAGCGTGCAAAGCTTGGCCTGCCTGAGCCAGAGACGGAACAGGCAAGCAGCGATCGCGGACCACGTCCGCCTCGTCCGGCAGCACCCGCACCGACGGAGACCATCACGCTGGAAGGCGGCGATGACTTCGACGAGGATGATGATTTGGACGAAGAGGGCGAGGATGAAGGTGATGAGTCCGATGCAGCGAACCCGGATGCTCCGTCGCAGAACGCAGGCGACGCAGCTCAGGCGCAGCGTCGTCGTCGCCGCCGTCGTGGTGGACGTCGTGCACCTGGCGCTGGCGGTAACAACGGCGCACCTCGTGCGTAACTCTCATTGATTGAGATAAGAGAAGACCGCGGCAAAATGCCGCGGTCTTCTTCTTTTGACCTTGTCGCAACAGGCAGCACCGCTACATAAGCTATCCTGAAGATGCTTCCACTGTGCTCCCCATCTTTCAAACCCCTGGAAGGCGCGTGAACGCTTCAGCTATACGAAAAGTCCTTTGGATATACCTCCTGCTGCTGGTGCCGCTGGCTTGGTTTTCTGCGCAATATGATGGCTACGCCATTGATGGAGACGCCGTAGCCTACATGGACTTGGCCGACTTGATCCGTGGCCATAACTTACACGCGGCAGTAAATGGTTATTGGCACCCGTTGTATCCAGCGTTTCTGGCTGCGGCGCAGACGATATTCCATACGAACCGATGGAATGAACTGGGTGCCTACTACGCGGTAAATGTCTTCATCTTCTTTCTCGAAGTGGGGAGCGTACTGCTTCTGGTGCACGGACTGGTGAGTCTGCGCAAGCGTCTGGCGCCCGCCATGGAGAGCCTGCTCTCTTTCGATCTGCTTTCGCTGTTTGGTCTTTCGCTTCTGGTGATTGCAACCACGCGAGAGCTCTCGTTGGACAAAGTTCGCACAGATAGTCTTCTGCAGGCGTTGATCTTCGGTGGTGTGGGACTGTTGCTGGAAGCTCTGGCTTCAGAGGGCAGCGTGGCGTTTGTTTATGCGGGATTGATGGGGCTGACGCTAGGGTTTGCGTATCTGACAAAGTCCTTCGCATTCCTACTGGCACTCTTGTGTGTAGCTACGCTTGTGGCATTCTCTGTGCTGTTTTGTAAGCGACGTATTCCGGTAGCACTTGCGCAAAGCGTTGTCGCATTGGTTCTATTTGGCGTTGTTGCTGGACCATACATCGCAGCGCTTTCCCGGCAACATCATCGTTTCGATTTTGGTGACTCTGGCAGTTTGAACTACATCTGGTATGTCTCCGGCACAGAGAAGATGCATCTGCAGCAGCGAATGACGGACTCATTCGGCTCTGCCACGGTCGAGTTGAAGCATCCTGAGCAAGAGTTGATGCGCACGCCCGGAGTCTACAGTTACACGCAAATGCAGCACGGGACGTATCCACCGTGGTTTGATCCAACGTACTGGAATGATCACATTACGGCGAAGTTTTCTCTGTCGCGTTTGATGGCACGTGATGAGCGCAACGTCGTTCTGATCTTTCGCTACCTCTTCAATCATCCAGAGCCGCTGATTCTGTTGCTGGTTCTATTGCTGACGTGTGGAAGGCTTAACTGGCGCGGGCGTTACGCGTGGCCGATAGTGGGATTGGGCATCCTGATATGGGCAATTTATTCCCTCGTGAATGTCGAAGAGCGATACGTCACAGCCGCGTATCTCCTGATTCTGATCGGGCTCTTCGGCGTGTTCGAAAGACGCGAACGATATGAGAGGGCTTCACTGATTGTGCCTTCTGCAATATTGCTTCTGTTTGCACTGTTACCTTTGGGAGCGATGGCGCGACAGGCAGCCGAAAATCGACGGCAACTTTCGATCATCGGACAGGTACCGGCATGGCGTGATGCGCAGATTTTTGGTGCAGCAGAAGGACTGCAGGCCATGGGGTTGAAGCCTGGCGACAGCATTGCCTGCATTGGAATGACTGCCTGCGTCAACGATTTTTACTGGGCGCGTGCGGCCGGTGTTCGTATTGTTGGTGAGATTTATGCGCCTGAATCAAAGCATTTGGCCACGCAATTGGACACGATGCCGTACCGCCAACAGGCATTGGATGCTCTTCGCAGCCAAGGGGCAAAGGTGATTGTGGGCGCGTTTGATCCAGGAGAGATGAACACTAACCACCCCGCCACGGAAGGGTGGCAACGGCTTGGCGAGACGAGGTACTACGCTCTTCGTTTAAGTCCGAAGTCCTAAGTCATGCCATGATGAATGCAATGAGCTCACAAGAAGCCGCACATACAGGTTCGTTGGAACTCACAGTTGTTATGCCCTGCTTGAACGAGGCTGAGACGCTTGCCGTTTGCGTCGATAAAGCAATGGCAGCACTGCGTGATAACAACATCGCGGGAGAAGTGGTGGTTGCGGACAACGGTTCCACCGACGGCTCGCAACAGATCGCCACAACTCACGGTGCGCGGGTAGTTAATGTACCTATCCGTGGTTACGGGGCCGCGCTGAATGCGGGCATTCTTGCTGCACAAGGCAAGTATGTGTTGATGGCGGACGCGGACGACAGCTATAACTTCACGCACATCCCGCGCTTTTTAGAAAAACTTCGCAACGGTGCAGATCTTGTTATGGGCAATCGCTTTGCCGGCGGGATTGGGCCGGGTGCGATGCCGCCGCTTCATAAGTATCTTGGTAATCCGGTTTTGAGTTGGATGGGACGTACGCTGTTCCACACACCTGTAGGCGATTTCCATTGCGGTATCCGTGCTTTCAGTAAGAGCGCGTACGAATCTCTCGCACTGCGCACCACCGGCATGGAGTTTGCCAGCGAGATGGTGGTGAAAGCGTCGCTGCAAAAACAGAACATTGTTGAAGTGCCCACGACGTTGCAGAAGGATGGCCGCAGTCGTCCTCCGCACCTGAAGACATGGCGTGATGGATGGCGTCACTTCCGGTTTCTGTTGTTATATTCGCCGCGTTGGTTGTTCCTGTTTCCTGGCCTCACTCTGATGCTTGGCGGTTTTGGATTGATGGCGTGGCTGATGCCTGCTGAGCGTCCGCTCGGGCATGTCAATCTGGGCGTAGATACGTTGGCCTATGCGGCTGCGGCGGTGTTGTTAGGTTTTCAGCTTGTCTTCTTTGGTGTTGCGGCCAAGGTGTTTGCTATAACCGAAGGGCTTCTTCCGGAAGACGAAAGCTTTGACCGGTGGTTTCAATACATCACGCTGGAGACCGGTTTGATCGCGGGCGTGTTGCTACTCCTGGTCGGTATTGGAATTGCGGCCTCTTCGGTCGTCGGGTGGGCACATACGGGCTATGGCCCGCTGCCTCCGGTGGAGATGATGCGTCGCACACTTCCTGCCATGTTGTGCCTGATGTTGGGAACGCAGGTGTGCTTCGGCAGCTTCTTCCTCAGCCTTCTGGGCCTGCGTCGCCGGTAAACGGCGAACGCAGGCTTTGCACAAGCCTGTTTTGTTTACACTAGGCCGCAGATGGCAGCTTCGATGTACATCGTCGTTGAGGGAGACGATCCTGGCTTCGACACGTTCGTAAACGGTCGCGCACTGGCTCGCAATGAAGATCCGCTAGAGCGTCTGGCGATTCACCTTGGAGTACGCCCTCTCATTGACTTCTTCTCTGCGGATGACAACGCCATGGCGCTGTTGCTGGAAGAAGGCGCGGGAGACCCAGAGCTTCAGGGAAGGCTGCTTCCACCGCAGTGGTTCAGCGGACATGAGGGTTTGGCTACGGTGTCGCCCATGCTGCAAGCCTTGCAGGAAGACCCTGCGCTGATCGGCAGCGAAGGTGAGTTCATTCGCGAAGAGCTTGAAGAGTATGAGACCGTTCTTCGCAAGGCGGCGGATCGCGGCGTGCGATGGCATCTTGCGGTGAGTTTTCGGTAAACAAAATGGAGATGGAACTGTGATCCTTGCACCGCATGAAGATGTAACTCTTGAGACTCCTTACGGCCCCATGCGCACGCATATTGTGCGTCCGGCAGCTCCCGGTAAGTATCCAGGGCTCGTGTTTTATTCGGAGATCTTCCAGATCACAGAACCCATCCGCCGCACTGCCGCGTTACTTGCAGGACACGGCTATGTCGTCGCAATGCCGGAGGTTTACCACGAGTTTCTGCCTGCCGGCGAAGTGTTGGCGTATGACCAGGCTGGCAGTGATGTGGGCAACAAGTACAAGTATGAGAAGGAACTGGCTAGCTATGACGCGGATACGCGTGCGGTTCTGGATCATCTGAAATCGCGTGAGGATTGCACAGGCGAGCTTGGCGCTATTGGTATCTGCCTTGGTGGTCACTTATCGTTCCGCGCTGCCTTTGAGCCCGATGTGCGCGCTACGGTTTGTTTCTATGGCACGGACATTCACAAGGGATCGCTAGGCAAGGGGCAGAACGACGATTCGTTAGCGCGTGCTGCGGAGATCAAGGGCGAGTTGCTGATGATCTGGGGCCGTCAGGATCCGCACATCCCGCTGGAAGGCCGCCGGACGATCCTCAATCGTTTAGATGAACTGAATCTGCGTTTTGCTTGGCACGAGGTGAATGGAGCGCACGCGTTCATGCGTGATGAGGGCGCTCGTTATGATCCGGAGCTAGCAATGCATCTGTATCGCGAGACGCTGAATCTCTTTGCACGCCGATTGGGACAGGGCGATCGATAGGCTACGAGAGGAAATTCTGTAACCACGGGTCTTCGCTGTGAGTTAACTCCAGCGTGGACCCGTCGAAGACGACCCGTCCTTCGTTCAGCACCAGAAATTTTGTGTTCTGATCCACACCACCATCCGGGATGAGTGTTGCGGACTTTGTTGCACTATCCCAATGATGCGTGGCCAGGAAGAACGCGTCTTGGAGGCGATGCGTAATCATCAGGGAAGTCGTATGCGATTCGTCACGCTGCTTCAGGATCAGCTCCACAATGGTCGTGGATGTGATGGGATCCAGGCCGCCGGTAGGCGAATCGTAAAGGATCAAGTCTGGTTTGGTGATCAGCGCTCGCGCGATCGAAACGCGTCGACGCATACCGCCCGAGAGTTCTGATGGAAATTTGTCGATCGCCTGGCCCAGTTCCACGAATTCCAACGCCTCTTCGACTCGTTTGTGCGCTTCGGCTGGATCGACGCCTTCTTCGTTCAGACGATAGGCGACGTTGTCTTCCACATCCATGGAGTCAAACAAGGCAGACTCCTGAAAGACCATGCCCACCCGACGCCGCATCTGGAAGAGTTCCTGCTGCTTCATCGTGGTGACCTCCTGACCGAAGACGCGGATACTGCCGCTGTCCGGTGGGATCAATCCGTTGATGATCTTCAGCAGGACGCTCTTACCGCCGCCTGCAGGCCCCAGCAGGACACACGTTTCACCGTTATTCAGCGTGAAGCTGACGTCATCGAGAACACGATTGTTGTCGAAGGCAATGCTGACGTTACGAACCTCAAGCACTGGCTCCTTGGGTTTTTCTTCGGGCATGATGGTCACCGCCCGAAGATGCCGATGGTCAGTCGGCTAATGAGAAAGTCCACCACGATGATCATCACGGAAGACACGACTACGGCCTGGGTGGTCGCTTTGCCTACTCCCTGGGTTCCACCCTTGGTGCTCATGCCGAAGTAGCAGCCGACTGTGGCAATAATGAATCCGAAGAAGACAGGTTTCATCATGCCCTGGACCACATCGCCGTAGTTCAGAGCGCGGTAACTGGTGCGCCAGTAGGAGTGTCCGTTCAGACCCAGCATAAAGACGCCGACAAGGCCACCGCCCAGCATTCCGACCGCGTCCGAAATGACCGTAAGCCAGAAGAGCATGAAGACTGTAGCGGAGACGCGCGGCGCGACGAGTTTGCGGATGGGGTCGACGCCTAGAGCACGCATGGCGTCGAGCTGTTCCGTCACCTTCATGGAGCCAAGTTCGCTGGCCATACCCGAGGCGTTACGGCCTGAAACCATCAGACCGGTCAGCACAGGGCCAAGCTCCTTCACCATGGAGAGCGCAACGAGTGTGCCCGTCATGGAGACGGCGCCAAATTCTTTAAGCGACGAAACGGATTGCAGGGCCAGAACGCAGCCGGTGAAAAAGCCCGACAGGATCACAATTGGCAACGATCCGATGCCGATGGAGTCCATCTGCGTGAAGATGTCAGAAAAGTAAATGGGACGCGAAAAGAGAGATGCGATGGAGCGACCGCAGAGCAGTGAGTACTCCTGCACGGACCACAGCTTGTCTTTTGTAAATTCAGTTGGCGAAACAAACTTCATCCGTGGTCGCTGGCCTGTCCTTAAAAGTTTGGAAGTCCCGGTCAAGGTATCAGATGCGGAGAAACGAACATCCGTTTCGCATCCCCTGCTTAAGCATGCAACAGGTGAGAAAATAGTAACGAATGGCAAAGACGATGCAAGCCGTAGTTCTCCATGGCAGGGAAGACCTGCGGCTGGAGACGGTTTCTGTTCCAGAAATTGGTCCCGGAGAGCTTTTGGTGCGCGTTGGCGCAGCCTTGACCTGCGGTACGGACCTGAAGGTGTTCCGCCGCGGATACCACGCGAAAATGCTGGTCCCCCCCACGCTTTTCGGCCATGAGATTGCTGGAACTGTTGTGGCAATGGGTGAAGGAGTCGCCGGTTTTAAGCCGGGTGATCGTATTGTGGCGTCCAATTCGGCCCCTTGCGGTGCCTGCCTGTTCTGCCGTCGCGATCAGCCGAACCTGTGCAGCGACCTGCTGTTCAACAACGGCGCGTATGCCGAATACATCCGTATTCCGGCGCGCATTGTCGAGAAGAATACACTTCACATCCCGGATGGAGTCCCATTTGAGCATGCAGCCCTGATGGAGCCTCTGGCATGCGTCGTTCTGGGGTTGGAGCAGTGTTTTCCCAAGCCCGGTGACACGCTCGTGGTCATCGGAGCAGGTCCGATTGGACTTATGTTTATTCGCACGGCACACATCAACGGATGCCGCGTGATTGCCGTAGTGAAGCGCGACGACCAGATTGCCAGCGCAAAGCGGTTTGGCGCAGATGAAGTTGTCCAGATAGCCGAAGGTGTCGATACGGTCGCTGCTGTGCGCGCGCTGACGCCTGAAAATGAAGGCGCAGACATCGTGGTGGAGTGCGTCGCCACGCCTTCAACCTGGGAACAGTCCGTGGACATGGTGCGCAAGGGCGGCACGGTGAACTTCTTTGGTGGCCCGCCCAGCGGCACGGTTGTAGCGCTGGATACCAACCGCCTGCATTACGGCGACATCACGTTGAAGGCCACGTTCCATCACACTCCTGCAACCAACCGTCGTGCCTTTGAATTGATCACGAGCGGGCGTATGCGTGCGGAAGATTTCATTACTGCGACTGCATCGTTGAGTGATGTGCCGGATGTTTTCGCGAAGATGTTGGTGCGCAGCGACAATCGCATGCTCGACATCAAGACCGCCATCTTGCCAGGGAGCGCGGCATGATTTCCGTTGCGGAACAGCGTCTGGAAGGCGCTCCGGTGGAACTGTTGGAACCTGCCACGCGGCCTTCTCTGGAGGAAGCGCAGGCGTGGTGCAAGGCGCTGGCAGAATCGCATTACGAGAACTTTCATGTAGCCACGGCGTTCCTGCCGAAA contains the following coding sequences:
- a CDS encoding MlaE family ABC transporter permease is translated as MKFVSPTEFTKDKLWSVQEYSLLCGRSIASLFSRPIYFSDIFTQMDSIGIGSLPIVILSGFFTGCVLALQSVSSLKEFGAVSMTGTLVALSMVKELGPVLTGLMVSGRNASGMASELGSMKVTEQLDAMRALGVDPIRKLVAPRVSATVFMLFWLTVISDAVGMLGGGLVGVFMLGLNGHSYWRTSYRALNYGDVVQGMMKPVFFGFIIATVGCYFGMSTKGGTQGVGKATTQAVVVSSVMIIVVDFLISRLTIGIFGR
- a CDS encoding glycosyltransferase family 2 protein, which produces MSSQEAAHTGSLELTVVMPCLNEAETLAVCVDKAMAALRDNNIAGEVVVADNGSTDGSQQIATTHGARVVNVPIRGYGAALNAGILAAQGKYVLMADADDSYNFTHIPRFLEKLRNGADLVMGNRFAGGIGPGAMPPLHKYLGNPVLSWMGRTLFHTPVGDFHCGIRAFSKSAYESLALRTTGMEFASEMVVKASLQKQNIVEVPTTLQKDGRSRPPHLKTWRDGWRHFRFLLLYSPRWLFLFPGLTLMLGGFGLMAWLMPAERPLGHVNLGVDTLAYAAAAVLLGFQLVFFGVAAKVFAITEGLLPEDESFDRWFQYITLETGLIAGVLLLLVGIGIAASSVVGWAHTGYGPLPPVEMMRRTLPAMLCLMLGTQVCFGSFFLSLLGLRRR
- a CDS encoding dienelactone hydrolase family protein; this encodes MILAPHEDVTLETPYGPMRTHIVRPAAPGKYPGLVFYSEIFQITEPIRRTAALLAGHGYVVAMPEVYHEFLPAGEVLAYDQAGSDVGNKYKYEKELASYDADTRAVLDHLKSREDCTGELGAIGICLGGHLSFRAAFEPDVRATVCFYGTDIHKGSLGKGQNDDSLARAAEIKGELLMIWGRQDPHIPLEGRRTILNRLDELNLRFAWHEVNGAHAFMRDEGARYDPELAMHLYRETLNLFARRLGQGDR
- a CDS encoding ABC transporter ATP-binding protein encodes the protein MPEEKPKEPVLEVRNVSIAFDNNRVLDDVSFTLNNGETCVLLGPAGGGKSVLLKIINGLIPPDSGSIRVFGQEVTTMKQQELFQMRRRVGMVFQESALFDSMDVEDNVAYRLNEEGVDPAEAHKRVEEALEFVELGQAIDKFPSELSGGMRRRVSIARALITKPDLILYDSPTGGLDPITSTTIVELILKQRDESHTTSLMITHRLQDAFFLATHHWDSATKSATLIPDGGVDQNTKFLVLNEGRVVFDGSTLELTHSEDPWLQNFLS
- a CDS encoding zinc-binding dehydrogenase produces the protein MAKTMQAVVLHGREDLRLETVSVPEIGPGELLVRVGAALTCGTDLKVFRRGYHAKMLVPPTLFGHEIAGTVVAMGEGVAGFKPGDRIVASNSAPCGACLFCRRDQPNLCSDLLFNNGAYAEYIRIPARIVEKNTLHIPDGVPFEHAALMEPLACVVLGLEQCFPKPGDTLVVIGAGPIGLMFIRTAHINGCRVIAVVKRDDQIASAKRFGADEVVQIAEGVDTVAAVRALTPENEGADIVVECVATPSTWEQSVDMVRKGGTVNFFGGPPSGTVVALDTNRLHYGDITLKATFHHTPATNRRAFELITSGRMRAEDFITATASLSDVPDVFAKMLVRSDNRMLDIKTAILPGSAA
- the pnp gene encoding polyribonucleotide nucleotidyltransferase; this translates as MKQEITVELAGGKSITFETGRIAKQASGAAFVSSGDTVILATAVGAPEPKEGIDFFPLTVEYRETSYAGGRIPGGFIKREGRPSEKEILTSRQIDRPIRPLFAETYRNETQVVAFVYSADKQNDPDAIAINAASCALALSDIPFLGPIGAVRIGIVDGEFIVNPTYEERGKSLLNIMVAGTKDGITMVESGAKEVSEDKAVEAIEFAHGQIKLICAAINELAAKAGKQKRAVAEAEDLSGYYNELKSQVGERLTDALDTQKYGKTESYAKIAEIKSELKKALPEGDAAAAKKLGKVYELLRENIFREQVLKNRIRPDRRAFDEVRKIDIEVGVLPRTHGSALFTRGETQALVTATLGTADDAQRLETYEGEVKKRFMLHYNFPPYSVGEVGRMTGTGRREIGHGALASRAIEAVLPDEKSSPYTLRVVSDITESNGSSSMASVCGASLSLMQAGIPLKAAVAGIAMGLVKEGDDYAVLTDIAGAEDHYGDMDFKVAGTREGITALQMDIKIMGITPQIMREALAQAKAARLFLLDKMDAVIASASEEKSRYAPQIKTLQIPTDKIRDLIGPGGKVIRGIIEATQVKIDVDDSGKVDVSSSDPDGLARAIQMISDLTAVPEPGKTYLGKVVRLAEFGAFVEIFPGTDGLLHVSEIAEHRVKDVKDELREGDQVLVKVLAIEGNRIKLSRKAVLKEQRAKLGLPEPETEQASSDRGPRPPRPAAPAPTETITLEGGDDFDEDDDLDEEGEDEGDESDAANPDAPSQNAGDAAQAQRRRRRRRGGRRAPGAGGNNGAPRA